One Thalassotalea sediminis DNA segment encodes these proteins:
- a CDS encoding GumC family protein, translating to MINNDVTHINTVQDEVALKEVFSPLWTRRWKIVCLTLVVTCIVAFYSSLLKPSYQASAILQIGSNKPSNTLSINDAFNESSASLEQIQTQYELLRSRKFAERVITRLNLTEHEEFNSGKFNDKLGFLAELSRKKEAPSIEQVVAEFHKRLKISPIPGTELVKITFTSYFPELSRQVANQIGQTYLHYQDEIHRASKESTSQWLVDQLEQLGRKLEASELALQAYREEQGIVDIRGVAGLVSAELTELTSAALRMSKEVDDLKVTYDYVQKHKNSIDQLLELQEITNKPAFSQLRVNEERAERKLNELSQRYGPKHPKRIVAQADLDAIRTNMTETVSELVMSLEKGYLNALEKVKGMNQRLEEAKQQYLRLTRLQNKFSQLEREVDTNKELYSNYLVRLKEADAMGNYKANFYVRFIDKAITPKHKAAPNRSLMVIMSFILAFAVISIVVIMRELLMDTLNSRRKLESFTDAAVLAVLPKFKTKTKKSQEPGYHTDNRFLEAVRTLRTALLFNSEQKPPKVIAITSSLPNEGKTTVALQLARSFSEMEKVLLIEADMRHPTVYKNLDLEPHRPGLSNLLAKTHQINECIIRDSHVKLDILTSGITPANPLAFLSMKRFNMLIKVFGNFYDRIIIETPPVNAVSDAVIISRNVDSVLYVVHGGKTKRDQISSGLRLLKQANAPVQGVVINQSENIDPDKYHNKYYNDMANIIKLPLRKQG from the coding sequence TTGATAAACAATGATGTAACACATATAAATACAGTGCAAGATGAAGTCGCACTGAAAGAGGTGTTTAGCCCATTATGGACTAGGCGCTGGAAAATTGTGTGTTTAACTTTAGTTGTTACTTGTATCGTTGCTTTTTATTCATCGCTACTCAAACCTTCATACCAAGCGAGTGCAATTTTACAAATTGGTAGCAACAAACCGAGTAATACGCTGTCGATAAATGATGCTTTTAATGAATCGAGCGCCAGTTTAGAACAAATTCAAACACAATATGAACTGCTGCGTTCTAGGAAATTTGCAGAGCGCGTCATAACAAGACTCAACCTGACAGAACATGAAGAATTTAACAGTGGTAAATTCAATGATAAGTTAGGTTTTCTTGCTGAATTAAGCCGAAAGAAAGAGGCGCCCTCAATCGAACAGGTGGTAGCAGAGTTTCACAAACGATTAAAGATTTCCCCTATCCCCGGTACAGAATTAGTCAAAATTACCTTTACGTCGTATTTTCCCGAATTATCTCGACAGGTTGCCAATCAAATAGGGCAAACATATTTGCATTATCAAGATGAAATTCACCGTGCTTCAAAGGAGTCAACATCTCAATGGCTCGTTGATCAACTTGAACAGCTTGGTAGAAAATTAGAGGCGTCTGAATTAGCATTACAAGCCTACCGAGAAGAGCAAGGTATTGTTGATATTCGAGGTGTTGCAGGACTCGTTTCGGCAGAACTCACTGAGTTAACTTCCGCTGCATTAAGAATGTCGAAAGAAGTTGATGATCTTAAAGTGACTTATGACTATGTGCAAAAACATAAGAACAGCATTGATCAGTTATTAGAATTACAAGAAATCACCAACAAGCCTGCGTTTAGCCAATTAAGAGTGAACGAGGAACGTGCGGAGCGAAAGCTTAATGAACTGTCACAAAGATATGGCCCTAAACACCCAAAAAGAATCGTCGCGCAAGCCGATCTTGATGCCATTCGCACAAATATGACTGAAACTGTTTCTGAACTTGTGATGAGTCTAGAAAAAGGTTACTTAAATGCGCTTGAGAAAGTTAAGGGCATGAACCAACGCTTAGAAGAAGCAAAGCAGCAGTATTTAAGGTTAACGCGATTACAAAATAAATTCTCACAATTAGAGCGTGAAGTTGATACCAACAAAGAACTTTATAGCAACTATTTGGTACGCCTTAAAGAGGCCGATGCCATGGGAAATTATAAAGCGAATTTTTATGTTCGTTTTATTGATAAAGCCATTACGCCCAAACATAAAGCGGCACCCAACCGATCGTTAATGGTTATCATGAGCTTTATTTTAGCTTTTGCGGTAATTTCTATTGTTGTCATTATGCGTGAGTTGTTAATGGATACGTTAAATTCTCGTCGCAAACTCGAATCGTTTACCGATGCGGCTGTACTTGCCGTGCTACCTAAGTTTAAAACGAAGACAAAGAAATCGCAGGAGCCAGGTTATCATACTGATAATCGATTTCTTGAAGCAGTCAGAACCTTGCGAACAGCACTATTGTTCAATTCAGAACAAAAACCGCCGAAAGTTATTGCCATTACGTCATCTTTACCAAATGAAGGAAAAACAACGGTGGCATTACAACTCGCACGTTCTTTTAGTGAAATGGAAAAAGTATTGCTGATAGAAGCGGATATGCGTCACCCAACGGTTTATAAAAATTTAGATTTAGAGCCACACAGACCAGGGCTTTCAAACTTACTTGCTAAAACACATCAAATTAATGAATGTATTATCAGAGATAGTCATGTCAAGTTAGACATTCTAACGTCAGGTATTACACCGGCTAACCCTTTAGCATTTTTATCAATGAAACGCTTTAATATGTTGATTAAAGTTTTTGGTAATTTTTATGATCGAATCATTATTGAAACGCCACCTGTTAACGCTGTAAGTGATGCAGTGATTATATCGCGTAATGTTGACAGCGTACTGTATGTTGTTCATGGTGGAAAAACTAAACGAGACCAAATATCGTCAGGACTAAGACTATTAAAACAAGCAAACGCGCCTGTTCAAGGTGTGGTGATTAATCAAAGTGAAAACATTGACCCCGACAAATACCATAATAAATATTACAATGATATGGCTAATATCATTAAGTTGCCGTTGAGGAAACAAGGCTAA
- the argH gene encoding argininosuccinate lyase, translating into MALWGGRFKEKASVQFKKFNDSLPVDYRMAVQDIVGSMAWAEAIHEVGVLNDDELVRLTAALNELKQSVEENPKQILASDAEDIHSWVEIQLIEKTGDLGKKLHTGRSRNDQVATDLKLWCKETGGELLIALVNLQQAMMNLAEREKGTVLPGYTHLQRAQPVTFGHWCLAYVEMFNRDIGRLKDAIYRLDVSPLGSGALAGTAYPIDRNALAHRLGFRKATMNSLDAVSDRDHVIELLSAASISMMHLSRFAEDLIFYNSGEAGFVEMSDLVSSGSSLMPQKKNPDACELIRGKAGRVFGSLTGMLTTMKALALAYNKDMQEDKEGLFDAMETWLECMEMAVLVADGLKVNRSRTLAAAQQGYANATELADYLVGKDIPFREAHHIVGEVVLAAIDKGVPLEDLTLTQLQTFSEKIEHDVYQHLSIESTLDKREALGGTSRAQVEKALATTQSGNEEILNEQVVGAPGKQQIKVALKQVQQRLNAQRAAAMSVRRARMPDVDAIFELVNFWAEKGEILPRSRDNIIHDIQNFVVAELDGKVVGCASLYIYQTGLAEIRSVVVDKSAHNNGQGQALVQYLLEFAHQIELEKVIVLTYIPNYFNQLGFSLIDKSSLADNIIEDSQPGPDKDPADEVAMEYNVDPSK; encoded by the coding sequence ATGGCATTATGGGGCGGACGGTTTAAAGAGAAAGCTAGCGTGCAGTTTAAAAAATTCAATGATTCATTGCCGGTAGATTATCGCATGGCAGTGCAAGACATTGTAGGTTCTATGGCCTGGGCAGAGGCGATCCATGAAGTTGGTGTATTAAATGACGACGAATTAGTACGTTTAACTGCGGCCTTAAATGAACTAAAACAATCTGTTGAAGAAAATCCCAAGCAGATATTAGCCTCTGATGCCGAAGATATTCATAGTTGGGTTGAAATTCAACTCATTGAAAAAACGGGTGACTTAGGGAAAAAGCTTCATACGGGCAGAAGTCGGAATGATCAGGTGGCGACTGATTTGAAGCTTTGGTGTAAAGAAACGGGTGGTGAACTTCTTATCGCTTTAGTTAATTTACAACAAGCTATGATGAACTTAGCTGAGCGTGAAAAAGGTACTGTGTTGCCTGGTTATACCCACCTGCAAAGGGCTCAACCAGTAACGTTTGGTCACTGGTGTTTAGCTTATGTCGAAATGTTTAACCGTGATATCGGTAGATTAAAAGATGCTATATACCGTTTAGATGTTTCTCCGCTTGGCTCTGGGGCATTGGCAGGCACGGCTTATCCTATAGATCGTAATGCATTGGCACATCGCTTAGGGTTTAGAAAGGCGACTATGAACAGCTTAGATGCAGTATCAGATCGTGATCATGTTATTGAGCTACTGTCTGCGGCGAGCATTTCTATGATGCATTTGTCGCGTTTTGCAGAAGATCTGATCTTCTACAATTCGGGGGAAGCTGGTTTTGTAGAAATGAGTGACCTCGTTAGCTCAGGCTCCTCTTTAATGCCACAAAAGAAAAACCCTGATGCATGTGAATTAATTCGTGGTAAAGCGGGTAGGGTTTTCGGTTCATTAACTGGCATGCTTACCACCATGAAAGCGTTAGCATTAGCTTATAATAAGGATATGCAAGAAGATAAAGAAGGTCTTTTTGATGCTATGGAAACGTGGTTAGAGTGTATGGAGATGGCAGTGCTAGTTGCAGATGGTTTAAAAGTTAATCGAAGCAGAACCTTGGCAGCAGCCCAACAAGGTTATGCTAATGCGACTGAACTTGCTGATTACCTTGTTGGTAAAGATATCCCGTTCCGTGAAGCGCATCATATTGTAGGCGAAGTCGTACTTGCTGCAATTGATAAAGGTGTTCCATTGGAAGATCTCACATTGACACAACTGCAAACATTTAGTGAAAAAATTGAACATGACGTTTATCAACATTTATCGATAGAGTCGACCTTAGATAAGCGTGAAGCGCTTGGTGGAACGTCACGTGCACAAGTAGAAAAAGCATTAGCAACTACGCAGTCAGGTAACGAAGAAATTTTGAATGAACAAGTCGTTGGTGCCCCTGGTAAGCAACAAATTAAAGTGGCACTGAAACAAGTTCAGCAACGATTAAATGCTCAGCGTGCTGCTGCTATGTCAGTGCGTAGAGCTCGAATGCCAGATGTAGATGCGATATTTGAATTGGTGAATTTCTGGGCTGAAAAAGGCGAAATTTTACCGCGCTCAAGAGACAATATTATTCATGATATTCAAAACTTTGTAGTAGCCGAGCTTGATGGTAAGGTTGTTGGTTGCGCGTCTTTATATATTTATCAAACTGGCCTAGCCGAAATACGTTCTGTCGTCGTTGATAAAAGTGCACATAACAATGGTCAAGGGCAAGCATTGGTTCAATATTTACTAGAATTTGCGCATCAAATTGAGCTTGAAAAAGTCATTGTATTGACGTACATCCCTAACTACTTTAATCAATTAGGGTTTTCACTTATCGATAAATCGTCGTTAGCTGACAACATTATTGAGGATAGTCAGCCAGGGCCAGATAAAGATCCAGCCGATGAAGTGGCAATGGAGTATAACGTTGACCCTAGTAAATAA
- a CDS encoding outer membrane beta-barrel protein codes for MNRKQHLLFIGSLALCSFTTLATSSKNLPVGNTFNLAINGEVGRIDNFLFDDVNEHSTNYWALSPELFLQVVNNRHLLSLDVKTTLTKYDEFEQDDHTNVSISPQYMMRFADNKTIFIRANHQQQYELRGTGLSLANAEMLNKGDKRQLSDISMGLQYGGASVALLEVAFGISNNKYQTRREVTKQLDNSNIYGKASFDYQLDGGTMLSAALEFEQLEYEYQAIYDKQKYTALIGGKWPKSAVNQLSMLLGYQNITFKQSTFENDDAFKWRVSWYWSPVESLTFNLTSERDFAEANRLNNSYRLVDKHMMTLTNEWSEYISLSASIGFNQEQVTFEAQKQKEDYLNSAIKLDYHLSKELRLFLKYQMKDLRSTKSTFEYQRNSISIGINVTI; via the coding sequence ATGAACCGTAAGCAACATCTCCTTTTTATTGGTAGTTTAGCGCTATGTTCGTTTACTACTTTAGCAACTTCTTCTAAAAATTTACCTGTTGGCAACACGTTTAATTTAGCAATAAATGGTGAAGTAGGTAGGATTGATAACTTCTTATTTGACGACGTCAATGAACACAGTACAAATTATTGGGCTTTGTCACCGGAATTGTTTCTGCAAGTTGTAAACAATAGGCATTTACTCTCTTTAGACGTTAAAACAACCCTCACAAAGTATGATGAGTTTGAACAGGACGACCATACGAATGTGTCTATTTCCCCTCAATATATGATGCGTTTCGCAGATAATAAAACGATTTTTATTCGCGCTAATCACCAACAACAATATGAATTAAGAGGAACAGGGTTATCTTTAGCTAACGCTGAAATGCTTAACAAAGGTGATAAAAGGCAACTGTCCGATATTTCGATGGGGCTCCAATATGGTGGTGCCTCAGTTGCCCTTTTAGAAGTCGCATTTGGGATAAGTAACAATAAGTACCAAACGCGGCGAGAAGTCACTAAACAGCTTGATAATAGCAACATTTATGGCAAGGCTTCTTTCGATTACCAACTTGACGGTGGCACCATGTTAAGTGCCGCCTTGGAATTTGAACAACTTGAATATGAATACCAAGCTATTTATGACAAGCAAAAATATACTGCGCTTATTGGTGGAAAGTGGCCTAAGTCAGCGGTTAATCAGCTTTCTATGCTTTTGGGTTATCAAAATATTACGTTCAAACAATCTACCTTTGAAAATGATGATGCCTTCAAGTGGCGAGTATCTTGGTACTGGTCACCTGTAGAGTCGTTAACATTTAATCTAACCTCAGAGCGAGACTTCGCTGAAGCGAATCGATTAAATAACAGCTACCGATTAGTCGATAAGCATATGATGACTTTGACAAATGAATGGTCAGAGTATATTTCCTTGTCAGCTAGTATTGGCTTTAACCAAGAGCAGGTAACATTTGAGGCTCAAAAGCAAAAAGAAGATTATCTAAATTCAGCCATTAAGCTTGATTATCACTTGTCAAAAGAGTTGCGTTTATTTTTGAAATATCAAATGAAGGATCTACGTTCGACAAAGTCCACATTTGAGTATCAGCGAAATAGTATTTCTATTGGTATTAATGTTACCATTTAA
- a CDS encoding polysaccharide biosynthesis/export family protein: MRFLVVLLLIYTSFANASDYQLGSGDSIAITVYNEPDLTTKVRINKSGKITFPFLNELHVHGLTTKQLALKIKKGLLGDYLINPQVSVSIVEYRPFFIHGQVKMPGGYPFQDDLTLDKAIAIAGGLAARASKTQWKITRVVNGKTVLLNADVATLILPDDIIEIEQSFF; the protein is encoded by the coding sequence ATGCGATTTTTAGTTGTTTTACTGTTAATTTATACGAGTTTTGCGAACGCTTCGGACTATCAACTAGGCTCTGGTGATAGTATTGCAATTACGGTTTACAATGAACCTGACTTAACAACTAAAGTAAGAATAAACAAGTCTGGCAAGATAACCTTCCCGTTCTTAAACGAATTACATGTGCATGGTTTAACGACTAAGCAATTAGCATTAAAAATTAAAAAAGGATTACTAGGCGACTATCTGATCAACCCTCAAGTGAGCGTGTCAATTGTTGAATATCGGCCCTTTTTTATTCATGGTCAGGTTAAGATGCCTGGAGGCTATCCTTTTCAAGATGATCTAACCTTGGATAAAGCTATTGCAATAGCCGGAGGCTTAGCGGCGAGAGCCTCTAAAACACAATGGAAAATAACCAGAGTTGTAAATGGAAAAACGGTTTTATTAAACGCCGATGTTGCGACCTTAATATTACCTGACGACATAATTGAAATAGAGCAAAGTTTCTTTTGA
- a CDS encoding type III pantothenate kinase — protein sequence MKLLIDIGNTRLKYALYSNSQLSTIKVIEVDRLEKQLALCPLDRIEECIISSVKDGEVLQHVVTCCTRHGIKTQILQSPSKYAGLVNSYAKPNALGIDRWLAMLGAKHFYPNQAVIVVDAGTATTLDCVDQFGQHLGGWIIPGIALQAASLFDNADRVIGEQQTVTEVNLGQSTSMAVSQGTVVATIGLIEQGIKFIARSGLSAQLILTGGNGNYLSQFIEHEHCVKPTLIFDGMSQYC from the coding sequence GTGAAGTTATTGATTGATATTGGCAATACTCGCCTTAAATATGCGCTATACAGCAACAGTCAATTATCAACCATAAAGGTTATTGAGGTTGATAGATTGGAAAAGCAACTAGCCTTGTGTCCTCTTGATCGTATAGAAGAATGTATTATTTCTAGCGTTAAAGACGGAGAAGTATTACAACACGTGGTTACTTGCTGCACCCGACATGGCATTAAAACTCAAATTTTACAGAGCCCCTCAAAGTATGCTGGTCTCGTAAATAGTTATGCTAAACCGAATGCGCTAGGTATAGATAGGTGGTTAGCAATGTTAGGCGCTAAGCATTTTTATCCTAACCAAGCCGTTATTGTTGTTGATGCAGGTACAGCAACAACATTAGATTGTGTTGATCAATTTGGTCAACATCTGGGTGGCTGGATTATTCCTGGTATTGCGTTACAGGCTGCCTCATTGTTTGATAATGCGGATAGGGTAATCGGCGAGCAGCAAACGGTTACAGAAGTTAATTTAGGGCAAAGTACCTCTATGGCTGTTAGTCAAGGCACTGTTGTCGCAACAATAGGCCTGATTGAACAAGGTATAAAATTTATTGCAAGAAGTGGGTTGTCCGCCCAATTAATACTGACAGGGGGTAATGGGAATTATTTAAGTCAGTTTATTGAACATGAACATTGTGTAAAACCAACACTTATCTTCGATGGAATGAGCCAATACTGCTGA
- the murB gene encoding UDP-N-acetylmuramate dehydrogenase, producing the protein MQSFQPFTLSEHNTLGVPASCPQYFEPANLEEFKLAYAACQGNFYLLGEGSNTLFVDTDTPAIIRPRFLGKSTRDLGDYVLLTVSCGENWHQLVTYCVANGYYGIENLALIPGSVGAAPVQNIGAYGVELSDVVHAVSWFDFAQQKVIELEHSDCQFSYRESIFKNTLQSKGVITQVTFKLSKTFTAKLSYNGLNFEQDNVTAADVMQRVIEIRESKLPDPSKLPNAGSFFKNPIVEQAQYQALIAKYPHMPSYKMNDNTYKLAAGWLIEKAGLKGFRLDGVGVHEKQALVLINYDGMAGNKIVELATIVMNKVDDSFNILLEPEVRFVNHLGLTSMSECQ; encoded by the coding sequence ATGCAAAGCTTTCAACCTTTTACTTTATCTGAGCACAATACATTAGGTGTACCTGCTTCGTGCCCGCAGTATTTTGAACCTGCTAATCTCGAAGAATTTAAATTAGCATATGCTGCTTGTCAGGGAAATTTTTACCTGTTAGGTGAAGGGAGTAATACTCTCTTTGTAGACACAGATACCCCCGCGATAATTCGCCCTCGGTTTCTAGGAAAATCGACGCGAGATCTAGGTGATTACGTATTGTTAACGGTAAGTTGTGGTGAAAATTGGCATCAATTGGTCACCTATTGTGTCGCTAATGGCTATTACGGTATTGAAAACCTAGCACTAATTCCTGGCAGTGTAGGCGCAGCGCCAGTGCAAAATATTGGTGCTTATGGTGTAGAGCTTTCAGATGTTGTGCACGCTGTATCGTGGTTTGATTTTGCTCAGCAAAAAGTTATCGAACTCGAACATAGCGATTGTCAGTTTTCATACCGCGAAAGTATTTTTAAAAACACGTTGCAAAGTAAAGGAGTTATTACACAAGTTACCTTTAAATTGTCGAAAACCTTTACGGCTAAGCTTTCTTACAATGGCCTTAATTTTGAACAAGATAATGTCACTGCAGCTGATGTGATGCAACGAGTAATCGAAATTCGTGAGAGTAAGTTACCAGATCCCAGTAAATTGCCCAATGCAGGAAGTTTTTTTAAAAACCCAATTGTTGAGCAGGCGCAATATCAAGCTTTAATCGCCAAATATCCTCATATGCCAAGTTATAAAATGAATGACAATACATACAAACTTGCCGCAGGATGGTTAATTGAAAAGGCTGGCTTAAAAGGCTTTCGCCTTGATGGTGTTGGTGTTCATGAAAAACAAGCCTTGGTGCTTATTAATTATGATGGTATGGCCGGTAATAAAATTGTAGAACTAGCAACGATAGTGATGAATAAAGTCGACGATAGCTTTAATATTTTGCTAGAGCCGGAAGTAAGGTTCGTCAATCATTTAGGGCTGACATCAATGTCTGAGTGTCAATAG
- the argA gene encoding amino-acid N-acetyltransferase — MENNELSYVKWFRNAAPYINAHRGKTVVLMFGGEAVTHPNFANIIHDIALMRSLGMRLVVVHGARPQIEDRMARRSIERIIENNVRVTDAETLVAVKDATGSMRLHIEALLTMGLANSPMHGSQIRVSTGNFVIAKPMGVRDGVDYKYTGKVRRIDAEGIQQQLEYGSIVLLSPIGYSPTGEVFNLALEDVATQTAIALEADKLITFTEDEGLTDSEGKLIRSCSVRTVKTLLDENDCHVRQLLLRAIISCGENGVERCHCVSYQSDTALLQELFTRDGAGTLIAKDHKEQICTASIDDVGGIIELIAPLEQEGILVKRSRELLEVEIHRFTVIKKEDVIIACAALYPYKEASAGEIACVAIHPDYRNGNRGERLMSELELRAKAKGLTSLFVLTTVSGHWFMEQGFIEQPLDKLPEGKKQMYNFQRKSQVLIKSI; from the coding sequence ATGGAAAATAACGAATTAAGTTACGTTAAGTGGTTTAGAAACGCTGCACCTTATATTAACGCGCACCGTGGTAAAACTGTGGTGCTTATGTTTGGTGGTGAAGCCGTAACGCACCCAAATTTTGCGAATATTATTCATGATATCGCGTTAATGCGAAGTCTTGGTATGCGTTTGGTTGTTGTACACGGTGCTAGACCACAGATAGAAGACCGCATGGCACGAAGAAGTATTGAGCGTATTATTGAAAATAACGTCAGGGTTACAGATGCTGAAACGTTAGTTGCGGTAAAAGACGCTACGGGCTCAATGCGCCTTCATATTGAAGCGTTACTTACAATGGGGCTGGCAAACTCTCCAATGCATGGTTCACAAATTCGTGTTAGTACGGGGAATTTTGTCATCGCTAAACCTATGGGAGTGCGTGACGGTGTTGATTATAAATATACAGGTAAAGTAAGACGCATCGACGCAGAAGGTATTCAACAGCAGCTGGAATATGGCTCAATTGTTTTATTATCGCCTATAGGGTACTCACCAACAGGTGAGGTTTTTAATTTAGCCTTAGAAGATGTTGCCACGCAAACAGCAATCGCTTTAGAAGCTGATAAACTTATCACCTTCACCGAAGATGAAGGTTTAACTGATTCTGAAGGTAAACTCATACGCAGTTGTAGTGTTCGCACCGTCAAAACGTTATTAGACGAAAATGATTGCCATGTTCGTCAATTACTACTTCGTGCGATAATTTCTTGTGGTGAAAATGGTGTTGAACGCTGTCACTGTGTCAGTTATCAAAGTGATACCGCTTTACTGCAAGAACTCTTTACGCGTGATGGCGCTGGTACACTAATCGCTAAAGATCACAAAGAACAAATATGTACTGCAAGCATTGATGATGTTGGTGGGATCATTGAGCTTATTGCGCCGCTTGAACAAGAAGGTATCTTAGTCAAGCGTTCCCGTGAATTACTAGAGGTTGAAATTCATCGCTTTACGGTGATAAAAAAAGAAGACGTCATTATTGCATGTGCAGCGTTGTACCCATATAAAGAGGCAAGTGCTGGTGAAATCGCTTGTGTTGCAATACATCCTGACTACCGCAATGGTAATCGTGGTGAACGTTTAATGAGTGAATTAGAGTTAAGAGCTAAAGCAAAAGGTTTAACGTCACTTTTTGTTCTTACGACTGTAAGTGGTCATTGGTTTATGGAGCAGGGTTTTATAGAACAACCGCTAGATAAACTCCCGGAAGGTAAAAAGCAAATGTATAACTTTCAACGAAAGTCGCAAGTACTCATCAAGTCAATTTAA
- the birA gene encoding bifunctional biotin--[acetyl-CoA-carboxylase] ligase/biotin operon repressor BirA has translation MASLIKEQILVALAAGRFVSGQALGDMLGISRAAVSKHISGLSDLGVDVFRVSGKGYRLAQPIELLDKSTILTNVAKPFLGTKVDVNVMIDSTNSYLMRRIPNQLTRGQVCVAEYQSAGRGRRGREWVSPFGSHVYMSMYWYLEQGMSAAMGLSMVAALAVSDALKNTCNLDVALKWPNDVYLDGAKLAGILIELEGQAMEPCHCVIGLGINVNMPSKVSEKIDQKWTDLQTHYGRPVDRNHLVGELINCLRQRISQHERSGLTEMVDDWKARDHFVNKPVKLITGAKETYGICRGINNQGALLLEVDGKIQPIFGGEVSLRGIT, from the coding sequence ATGGCGAGTTTAATTAAAGAGCAAATATTAGTTGCACTCGCCGCAGGGCGGTTCGTATCAGGACAGGCGCTAGGTGATATGTTGGGTATAAGTCGAGCAGCAGTGTCTAAACATATTAGTGGTTTGAGTGACTTAGGTGTTGATGTTTTTCGTGTAAGTGGTAAAGGGTATCGACTTGCACAACCGATTGAATTACTAGATAAGTCGACTATTTTAACCAATGTAGCTAAGCCATTTTTGGGCACTAAAGTTGACGTTAATGTCATGATAGATTCAACGAATAGCTATTTGATGCGCAGGATCCCAAATCAACTGACACGTGGTCAGGTATGTGTGGCTGAGTATCAAAGTGCTGGTCGCGGAAGGCGTGGACGGGAATGGGTTTCACCGTTTGGTTCTCATGTATATATGTCAATGTACTGGTATTTGGAACAAGGAATGTCTGCTGCAATGGGATTGAGTATGGTGGCTGCTTTAGCTGTCAGTGATGCACTAAAAAATACATGTAACTTAGATGTTGCCCTAAAATGGCCTAATGACGTTTATCTTGATGGAGCAAAGCTTGCTGGTATTCTTATAGAGCTAGAAGGACAGGCTATGGAGCCTTGTCATTGCGTAATTGGCTTAGGAATTAACGTTAACATGCCGAGTAAAGTCAGCGAAAAAATCGATCAAAAATGGACTGATCTGCAAACTCATTATGGTCGCCCTGTTGATAGAAACCATCTTGTTGGTGAACTTATTAACTGTTTACGTCAACGTATATCACAGCATGAACGTTCAGGATTAACAGAAATGGTTGATGACTGGAAAGCGCGCGATCATTTTGTAAACAAACCGGTTAAACTTATTACTGGCGCGAAAGAAACATATGGTATATGTCGTGGCATAAATAACCAAGGTGCATTACTACTCGAAGTGGATGGTAAAATTCAGCCAATATTTGGTGGTGAGGTTAGTTTGCGGGGTATAACGTGA